The DNA sequence cagcttggggattcgatcttgcaacctttcggttactagtccaacgttctaaccactatgTTACCTGCTGCCCCAGGTTGCTTGCTGATGATACCCAATGTAATTTGTTGATGAATAGAACGCATGTAGAGcaagtgaaaaaaaaaaactactAGGTGTCatgtcggggcggcagggtagcctagtggttagagagttggactagtaaccggaaggttgcaagttcaaatccctgagctgacaaggtacaaatctgtcgttctgcccctgaacaggcagttaacccactgttcataggctgtcgttgaaaataagaatgttcgtaactgacttgcctagttaaataaaggttaaaaaaatgttGGACGCAGCTGTATCATGGTCAGAACACATAGATGTTATTCTTATCTATCACTTTTTTtgtggtattttcttaaaacggcattgttggttaaggggttgtaagtaagcatttcactgtaaggtattaCACCtcttgtattcggtgcatgtgacaaatacatttgatttgatgaatgaATTGCTGTTACAAGAAAATGTTCAGAGTATGTAACATCTAGCACTCTGAATCAGGTGattcaatccctggtcctatcacacttagagtactgtccagttatatggtcaatccctggtcctatcacacttagagtactgtccagttacatggtcaatccctggtcctatcacacttagagtactgtccagttatatggtcaatccctggtcctatcacacttagagtactgtccagttatatggtcaatccctggtcctatcacacttagagtactgtccagttatatggtcatcTGCAGCAAAGAAAGATATTTAAAAAAGCTCAAAACAGGGCAGTCAGATtatctcttcattgctctaaccgTATGAATATTATCCAAATGCATCAAAATCTCTCATGGCTTCACGTTGAAAACAAATTACTATCCAGCCTTCTGATTTTCTTTTAGGGAtgttatatctttcaaaaaacCACAAGATTTTTCAGGCCAGTTAGTTCATACTAGCAACACGCATAACCACCAAACCAGACAAATCGCCTTAAATCTACAGTTTTATATAGAGTcatagctgaatggaactctttaccaatccatactTCTCAGGCAAAAAGTAAATCCACCTtcaagaaaaaaataaaagcatCTAATGTGACCATAttactggacaggaaatagaacgcatcaactgaatgttaaatgtgtttcctGTCAGGTATTTTAATTGTCTGTATTGTCTACTTGTTAAATGTTTGTAAAGTCTTaatttgtaattgtttgtaatgTCTTATTAATTAGTATTAGACTCCAGGAAGATTAGCTAACGTTACGACGTTAGCTAATAGGGATCGTAATAAAAATGCACAAATTCCTCTCATGCTGTTGGCCTGGGGTAGAATCAGATTGGGTTAGTAATGGAATACGGTGGTGGGTTTTAATGAGtatagggttagttggtagggtaATAAAACATATGTTCATTTATTTTTCTaacggggatcctaataaataccaaATACCATCCAGAGACAGTAATGCGGTTATCTCAACCTTTATCACTATTTGTATTATGACACATTGTAATACTTCATATTCTACCATAAACAATATTCCCAACTCGTGGACTAAATCAAGACAGATACATACTCATGGCTGGATATCAAACTTGCTGATGTTATCTAGCTATCTCTACCTTAATTTAGGCATAATACATTAGTGATCTCTGCACGGCAACCGATCTCTACACTGAAGCTTTGCGCATCTTTTTCCTAGTGGTATGAGATGTCCCTCCTCCTCGCCGTAGTGACGGTTCAGAAACTCTGTGGTGACGCGTTGTTTTATGTTTCACATGGAAAATGGCCGCTTGCAGCCCAAATCGCGCTCCGGATAGGGTAGCGGTAGGACAACTTACCGAAGCCGAACGGGAGAATGATCCCTGGGCAGCACTCGGGCCAGTCGTGAAGAGGGATCCGGTGATAAAGCTACTGAGTCCGGTCAGCGGCCTGGAGCCGCTCACGTGGTCTGAGGACCACCGAATCTCGGCCTCTAGCACAAGTGGTATTTCTTTGATGGAGGTTGTGTGCGATGTTCACGGCAATAAGCAAGACTTGGTGTTGCACCGGACCTCCATTCCCGTGCCGGACCAAGTCTGTGAACTGAAGGTGAATCTTTCacacatgtagctagctagctagcaagcttgcCTTTGCGTTCATTCCATACCTCAAAACCGTGCATTACCAAAATAGAAGTTGTGAAGTTGTTTTTACCTGTCTCATAGGAGGGGCTCCAGCTGAGTTCATTCACAGGGGTAGAGGACTAAACTCCACTCCTTGCTGAATGACGTTTCTGATGACTTCACCAACGGAGTGGAGCAGAGACCAGGCTTTGTGGAATCTATCTCCTAAAaggggtgcaactttcactggggatggGGACATTTCCCctccacattctgaaattgcatttgaccccccccagttttatcatcgGAATGTGATTCAAAATGTGGCAACGTCTGAGTGGTCGGGTAGGGCTattttggagtgtttatccaactgtataatttaaaatatatattatgcccccccccacacacacacttctaaaaCCATTTGCCCAAGGTCAatactttaaaaaatgtaaatgatgaaatGCCTACCTTGTGCCCATGtttgtcctctgtagttgactgttTATCTTTGTTTGCTGAAATCCATACTTTTTCAATAGATGTTAGTCAAATATAACCTCTGAGGACTACGGTTTCAGTTCAGGAAAAGATGGAGGAAGTGGATGCTGAGTTGGAATCAAGCAGCGCGTTGAGCAAAGTTGGTGAAGACGAATGTTCTGAAGGGACAACAGTAGTATCGAAAACTGGAACAAAAAAGGACATAGTCTAAAATTGGAGTGGAGGATAAGTGTATGAATGACAATGAATCGCTTCTTGTTGGGATGCTTATGTTGAGTATGGCTGCATATGTGGGGAAAACCGGTTTGAGGTGTCAAATGGTGAAGTATGCGCTGGGGAAAGTGGAGTCTGTCAAAGTGACCAGGAGTGGTCTTATTTTTGATTAATTATATTTCTGAAGAACAGAGGAAGATTGCAAATGAGCCTCAATATAATCTGAGCAACAGAAGTTGTGTTTTGAATTTCGGAGTAGAGCGCACAACAATGGAGTAATCTCAGGGGTGACGACGGGTGTTCAGGTTGAATACCTGAAGAGAATTCCCGGTGTGGTTGCCTGCCGTCTGACCCTGATGGGTAAATAAGTTGTTTTTTGATAAAGAGCAAATGCCTACAcatgtgaagcttggttatgCTCCCGattggcgcagcagtctaaggcattgagctcagtgactttcaacgtggcaccgtcgtaggatgtcacctttccgtAGTTTTTTTACAAATCatttcgtcaaatttctgcccggCTAGAACTGTcatctgtaagtgctgttattgtgaagtggaaacatcttgGAGCAACAAGGTCTCAGCCGCGAAGttgtaggtcacacaagctcaccgAACGAGACTGCCGAGTACTGAAGCATGTAGTGCGTAAAAATAGTTTGTCATTGGTTGCAAAACTcattaccgagttccaaactgcatcAGGAAGCAACGTCGGCACAAGAACTGTCCGGAGCTTCAtgtaatgggtttccatggccgagcaatgccaagtgtcggctggagtggtgtaaagctcaccgccattggactctgaagcagtaGAAACGCATCCTCTGTAGTGATGAATCgctcttcaccatctggtagtctgggtttggcggatgctaggagaacgctacctacccaactgcatagtgccaactgttaagtttggtggaggaggaataatggtcttgggctgtttttcatggttcgggctaggccccttagttccagtgaagggaaatcttaacgctacagcatggaatgccattctagacgattctgtgcttccaactttgtggcaccAGTTGGGGAatgccatttcctgtttcagcatgacaatgcccccatgcacaaagtgaggtccatacagaagctgttatagcagcaaagggggaccaactccatattaatgccaatgattttggaataagatatttgacgagcaggtgtccacatacactacatgaccaaaagtatctaGCGCCTGCCTGATGTGTTTACTTTTTGACTGATGCCTGCAATTAACAATTTATCCCATTGCCAAACATACTATATATTGGACAGGCTAGCAATCTAAGCTAGCAATCTAAGCAAGCAATCTAGGTTCATGTTGATGCAAAACGTTTTTATTTTCTCCCCATCAAATGAGATGACTTATGACTaacatttgttttgtttgtccaccaggTAGGTCCAGCAGAAGAGCTGTTGAGGGCCAAAGACAAGTTCTCCAGCTCCAGTGACCCTGCGACGAGCCAGTCCTTCATGCTGGACAGAGTGCTCAACCCCACCGTGGGCGTCCACAAGGGCATCCTGTACACCAGCTGGTCCCCCCTGGGCTGTGACGCCAATGGCCGGTGCCTCCTAGCCTCCCTCACCCTGGACCACCGGCTGACCATCCACAGCAGCACCAAGCGTCTACAGTGGACTATGGTGGCTGACCTGACCCAGCTGTATGGAGAGAGCCTGGAGAGCAGAGGCTACTCCGTGCCGGGTGGGCAGCCCCTCAAGGCTAACCTCCTGGACCTGGCTGAGCTTCAGAGGCGCTACCGCATGCAGACCCCTGTACGGATGGAGTGGTCCAGTGTGTGCACCACGCAGCACGTCCAGACCAACAACGAGTGTAAAGACGTGGGAACGGTGCTGCTGGCCGTGCTGATGGAGAACGGAGACCTGGTGGTGTGGCAGTTTTGCCTGCCCATTCTGGGGAAGGACTCTGTGTTGTCCTGTAACACCATCCAGTCTGGGGTGTTGTCCCCCAGCGTGCTGGCTTGGTGGGAGTACGAGCACAGCGGGCGCAAGATGAGCGGCCTGATCGTGGGCAGCAAGTTAGGGCCCGTCAAGATCCTACCCGTCAACTTGAAGGCGGTGAAGGGCTACTTCACCCTGCGCCAGCCAGTGGTCCTCTGGCAGGAGTCAGACCAGATCCCTGTACACAACATCAAGTGTATCTCCCTGTTCCACCCCAAACAGAACTGTAACTGTAGCCTGGTGGTGGCGGCCAGGGGCTCCTACCTCTTCTGGTGCCTGCTGCTCATCTCTAAGGCGGGCCTCAACGTGCACAACTCACACGTCACGGGCCTGCACTCCACCCCCATCGTCTCCATGACAGCCAGCCGCCAGGGCAGCTCCATCTACACCTGTTCCATGGACGGGACGGTCAAGAAGCTCACACCCATCTTTACTGATATGGCCGTGGCCTTTAAGCAGGAGGAGATCGTGCTGCCGGAGGGTTTGGCAGGTCGGAGGATACACGGCATCGCGGTCAGCCCCCACGGGGCGTACCTGGCCCTGGTCAGTACTGAGGGGATGACCAATGGTCAGCACCCGGTCTCTAGGCCCTACCAGGTCCAGTTTGTGACCCTGAAGACACCCAATGACGCGGCGGCAGAGTTGCTGGAGTCCCCGGTCCAGAGCCTGTTCAAACAGACTGACCTGCTGGACCTGGTGCGCTGGAGGGTGCTGAGGGACAAACGCATCCCGGCCCTGCTGCAGGAGGAGTTGGACGACAAGGTACACAACACAGGCTCCCCCTACTTGTGGAGGTTAAAACTCTTCCTGGTGCGCGTGCTCTACCAGTCCCTGCAGAAGGCCCCTGTGGAGGCACGTTGGCGCCCCACACACGAGGATTCCAAGGTGTTTGTGAAGGATGAGGAGGGGGGCGTCgtgggagagggtggaggaggggaagaggaggtggtgtCGAAGCTGCAGGACCCAGAGGCCCGGGCGTTGGAGGAGCAGACGGGGGAGGTGATAGCTTGGATCGAGGCGGTGGAGGCCCACCTGACCAGGGAGCACATGAAGAGGGTTCTGGGGGAGGTGTACCTTCACACCTGGATCACTGAGAACACCAGTATCCCCACGCGGGGTGTCTGTGACTTCCTCACCAGCGACCCCACGTATGAGGACAGGGCTGCACAGGTTAGCTCTTCAGTTGTCCTTTTCCAGAGCTATAAGCCTGAGCAATAGACGACTGTTTGAACATTCGCCGTACCCTGTTGTTGTGCATGATTCAACACGTCTTGCTCTCTGCACCCGCAGGTCCTGATAGGTCACATCCAGAAGAAGATGAACAAGCAGACATTCCCTGAGTACTGTAGTCTGTGTAAGGAGGTGCTGCCTTTCACAGACCGCAAGCAGGCTGTCTGCTCCAACGGACACATGTGGCTCAGGTAATTGCCATCAACCCTTTCTTCAATATTTCAACCGCCAATCACCTGATTCCTGTCATGTAAATCCAGGGTTTCTACTTCTTAGACCTTCCATATTATTTTCATAATTGATAATTAGTCATTAGTCAATTGCATTTACTGATGAATTCCACCGTATCACATTTTCTGAGATTTCCTCGGTATAAACTAGGGCGCATAAGCCTCTGAATTCTGAACAATACGAAGCAGAAGGAGAAGTCTCCAAAGGTCCACAGACACTGACGAGTGACTCCACACACAGcagctaaatgtttttttttgtgactGTTTGCTTATTATCACAGAACCACCTTTTGATATgctcctgtcctcctctatccCACCATACCGCTCAGTAGTTGGATGGAATATGCTGCTCCTGGTGGACAGGTTGGGACAGCCTGCAGCCTCTATGTCCCACAGCACATTTCAATAGTCTAAAGTGgtttcctctccccatctcctagGGATGTGTTGAGTAAGGACGTCAGCCAGGAATTTGCGTTCACCTcttctgtttttttccccctcccaGTCATTGcaaatgaagggaaggagacaaggagaggaagccACTATTGAGATATCCCTCCTACAGTGTTAGTGCTCATCTGAAGTACGCCCGTTTCTTTTAGGTGTGTGTTGTCCTACCAGGCGTGCCAGACACTCGCGTACAGACGCTGCCTGCTGCAGGATAGCATCGCCAGACTGCCAGTGCCTGAGGGTAAGCAGCTAGTCActttccatctctctacctctctgacACTCACTccgtcctcctctttctctctccagggcAGGTATTAACTGGCAGCTCACTCTCATCCTGCTCTCTGATCAGCATATCTTCTTATTCAGCGTTGACACAATATAAGAAAGTACTTGAGAATGTACGTACGTTTTTCTCAGGCTTAGTTTTTACTAGTTGTCAGACTGTCAGCATATATGATTTTAAATAAGCCTAACATTGCTGAGTGATCAATCTGTTGTCTGTTTACTGCTCAAATAGTGGAGCAGGTGATTTGTGATTGAACAGATGAATCTGATAAAATACTCAATGTTAGCTTCATTATTTAGTGTGCCCCCTCCCCTgtgtccctccaccctcctcactgCAGACCCAGACTGGATCAAGAGGATACTGCAGGGTCCTTGTACATTCTGCGACTCCCCCCTCCTCTAGGACTATAGGACAGGCTTGTGGAGAGCCGGGGTTACATTGCCTGCAACACTTGTGCGCCTGCTTGGACTAGATGGacaattttctttatttttacttgtTACTTATTGCCAAGCATTATTTATAGGTTTAAATGAATTATACCACAACCttttaattaaaaataaataaataaaggttttGAATATACATTTGAAACCCCACTGATATGAATATGGTTTATTAAGAGAGAAAGTTGAGTGTGTGGAGATGGATCTAACCTTTTCTCTGAGTTCACAGACCCATAAGTTAACCTCCTTATTTTCCTCATTTTTTTTACTACATTTCCAAACACGTGTGTGTTATTCTGTTAGGCAAAACAGGGGGGCTTGGCGTGTCAGCCTTATTTTAGGTCTACTTCTGCCATTAGAGAGCAACACATACATATCCTCACTGACTGAGGGGAAACAATCTaaatgtatgttattttaatTGGCAGTGTAAAGCAATTTCCATGCTGCATGTGGGAGAAAAAAATGACTCTTAGATGAGGACTTCCGATATTGtagactgagagaaagagaggggagtgtgaggtaggaagagagggatagaaagtgTTTAAAACTGAAGCTGTGTCTCCCATGGGGGCTGATTGTAATGAGATTCCACAGTAATGAGGAACCGAGCCGGGCGGCAGGCAGATGTGATGCTCGTTCTAATCAGTGGGGGGGTTAAGAGTGCATATTGTTAAATACAATTAACCCTGTTTTACTTTGGGAAGGATGTGTACTTGATGTGCTCTCCGCGCCGCCCCCCTCCCACTCCTTCCCCATATCTCGGAAACATGGAGGTCAGTGGCCAGTGATCAAAGATGGAGTTGGACCTAGTAGACTGGGCTAGTAACAGCACTGCTCTCCATCTTGTCGTCTCATCCCTTACATCCTCATGCACAGCCCTGGCCAGGCAGAGGGGTGAGGTTCCACCCTCCCTCTGGTGTCACTGGAGATGATAGGCTGCCCTGGGGCTAGCCCTGCGTGAGGAAGCTGCCCGGCTCGCAGCTCTCAACACTTGATGAGAGAGCCAGAGTTTTACCCAGAATCCTCAGCCCATTGTCATCAGTAGACATGTTCAGAGATTAGTAGTTGAGTAAATTTGGATAATTTGCCTGTTTTCTGTGGTCGATATGGCGGTAGTATGTGACACCACGGTATTTTGACGATCCACACTGAAAATACGTCTTCGGGGTTTGAATCATTCATTAGAAACTAGCACTTTGCGAATGATTACCATTCAATATTCTCTCGTTCAATATGACCCGTCTTTTTCTTAGACCAACTCTGTAGCGTTATACGGAGCATAAAAGTTTTCATAGACAAACTTGCATTATAAGGAGCATACAGGTTTTTCCATCATGTGATTGGCTCCCAGTAAGTGTCTTGTTTGTCAAGGGGAAGTGTTTCTTCAGGTGAGAATGTTCTTGTCATTGATAGGTGGAGACCAGTGCTGTTAGAGGTTAGCTGTGTTTGTTTGAACAACCTCCTACTTTAATAGAACAATCTGTCAAAGAGCATTTCCACCAGTAATTACCGtctcccctccctttcttcctctgTCTTAGCTCTCACAAGACTTCAAAAGGAGGATTCTTCTCTATGCATACAATATTTATAGCCTTCATGTCAACGGCTGGATCGCGTAAAACCTTCAAAAACACCTTTTCACGCTTTTATTTAATATGCTATTCCTTTTGTTTGTTTATCTAGCGAGAATTTGATATGTCCTATGCTCTCATGTATACAGAactcagtggaggctggtgggaggagctatcgGAGgataggctcattgtaatggaataaatggaacggtatcaaacatataGAAACCACGTATTTGACTCTGTTCctttcattccattccagccatgacAACGAGCCTAtcatcctatagctcctcccattAGCCTCTGGTACAGATGCATTTTGCAGAACCCAaatatctctccatccatttacACTGCAGCTGCTTCATTACACTGGAAAGTCTTATGGGATCGTCTGGTGTTtaagtgtttgtttttttgtgttcACGTTGACTTCTTACCTCGGTCTCACCTGGACTATCCAATCTTCTGCCCTATTTGGCAATCTCATGTCAACTAACAGAGTGCTGTAAAGCCAGAGATGCTGATCCCTATAGTACCCAAATATGACAGCACTCACACCTCCCTTATCAAGTGCTGTAAATCCTGTTTGTCCTtgtcactgtgctgtttcacaactTTCACGTCTCTATCGTATTTCATTGGGTCATCGGGACTTTTCCATGACCCTGATCTGTAACCAAGAGTTCATTGGATGATATTTTCCTGATGTGTAAATAAACTTTTTTAAGTctttgtacatttttttttagtcTAATATGGAAAAGTGAATCTTCCATAGTCATTTTATTACCCTAAACCATGTTTGTTTACGTAGGTAACAGACAGTTCCCTAACTGAGATTAACACGACTGTCTGCAATGTTTGTTTACGTAAGTAACAGACAGTTCCCTAACTCTGAGATGAACACGACTGTCTGCAATGTTTGCACCCCAAAAATAAACACACAAGAAACATTAGGGAGAACAAATGGTTTTTCTGAAGTCACTTCACTCCGCTCACAACTCCCGAGATAATACTTTTCTCTCCTCAGTTTTTAAACTACTTCCAAACTGAGGCACATCCTCTAACTAACTTGTTCCTGCTAATGAAGTGAGTCTGGGGGGTTTGTTTTAAAGCAGACTTAACATGGTCCTTTAACGTGTagactcctcctctctgtccctagAGGTGCCGGGGCACTGACCCGAGAccagtggtggagaggaggagggggacatgTCCATCATTAGAGACGCTGCTTGTTCTTGAGCATGGGGCCGCTGGAGTGGAACTAATAACGAGAAGTAGCAGTACAAAGGGCATGAGCAGGGAGGCTTGTGTTTTACTGCTACATTAATTCAGCTCATTTTCAACATGGTGTCCGCCAGTCTCAGCCAGAGTTAAATAAGTCTGAGGGGGTGTGTCACATCCAATTTTATTTGTAAatatgcttcgtaaacaacaggtgtagactaacagtgaaatgcttatttacaggcCCTTCccgacaatgcagagagaaagaatagagaaataatagaaaagtaataataaatacacaatgcgTAACAATAACTTGTACCAGTACCGAgtctatgtgcaggggtacaaggtaattgaggtagatatgtacatataattaggaataaagtgactaggcaacaggatagatagtaAATAGTAGCAGCAGTTTATGTGATGAGTCCCCCTattgttaactatttaactaactatttaggaGTCTTAtcgcttgggggtagaagctgttcagggtcctgttggttctaaACCTGTTGCATTGGTAcctcttgccgtgtggtagcagagagaacagtctatgacttgggtggctgaagTCTGACCACTCACCACCCCTGAGTatgcgtcctggtaatccgcctgGCCATGcaaccttgtgaatgttaacctgtttaaagctcttactcacatcagctacggagagcatgatcacgcagtcgtccggaacaactggtgctctcatgcatggttcagtgttgcttgcctcaaagcgagcatagaaggcatttagctcttcTGGTAGGTTCACGTCATTGGGCGTGTTTTCATGTTGGCTGTACTTAGCGACCAGAATGTCCTTCTAGCTAAAAGGATTTGTATGATATGGAGTTGATGTGAATGGCGGAGTCATTGGTCAGTGAGTCCTTTCCTGGATCAGTCCAGATGAGTCAGAGGTCAAGTGAAAAGAGAAGTCTAACTTATACCTGGCTTTATTCAGCTTGTTTCTTCTTTGTGTGAGACACATAGTACATGTGTTGTAGTTGTAAATCTTGACACTCTCCTTTTTAGGATGTCTCTACCCATCAGTTATGACACCACTGAGGTGGCAGCTTTCGATAATAGTGACAGTGTTGAGTTACAGCTAAGAGAGATTGCCTTCAGGTGTCTGACTGGATCCAGAATCGTACCAAGgatactttcctctccttttgaCGGCTGAAGGGCTCATTGTGTCTTTTTATTATTCCCACATTTCAACAGGAAGAGGAATGGAAATGGCTCATTTGAGAGATTTATTTAATATCAGTCTTTCAGAGATCAGAGCGTGTCATATTCATCCACCTCATACCTCATGTAAAAGTCCCTTAAACAGTATTATGGAATCATAATGGCTGCTTCCCATGACTTTATCTGACAAGGGAAACTTAGTCACCGTCTTTGCTAAACAGACTTATACAGCAATTGTCAGTGTTAGCGAATTATGTGTATTTTTATCATGCAAGTAAATACAATGAGACACAACGATGTCTATTATATCTCTCACATAGGCCTTTATCACAGGTTGAGGAGTTCTCTTCGCCatagtaatgatactgtagtagcTCTGGACAGATAATCAACAAAGGAGATAAGGCATTGGCTTACTATTGTTCTGATTATAAATGAGTTTGTTAGCAGTGTAAATaatcctgagtgtgtgtgtttaagtgtctGAGGATGTATGAGATTATTTCGGGGATTGGTTATGCAGAAATTATAAtgagtattttttatttatttattgtaagAAATACCGGTAATAACTACTGTGCGAAACCGTTAAAATGAATATTTATGTTTTTTCATATGAAATATTCATTACGTTGGTATAAAAAGAACAAGGACCAAGACTAGGGAgcgagttgtgtgtgtgtgtgtgtgtgtgtgtgtgtgtgtgtgtgtgtgtgtgtggtttctttTTAAAGGGGAGGTAGGCCCACATCGCTTATCGTGCAGAGAGCTACTGACAAAACCCTTGAATTGAATATCTGACATCTATTAACAAAAGTAGCAGCAATAGCATCTTCCTTCCTGTTTTTTCAACCAtccctcccctcactccctcctcctctgcctgAGGTGATACGAGTCTCTGTTCACCCGATCTCCACATCTCTCGCATTCTTTCTCTCATCCCTAcctttctcaatctctccatcaCTTCCCCTTCATTCCATCTACCCAAATTAAGAAATTAATGAGGGATAGGTTCTTTACCAACTGCCCCCGCAATGTTTACCACTGATGAAATTATAATGAAGGTCCTGCTGTATTATTTATAAGCCAATTAGGGGAAGTGTTACTTGATTTGATGGGGAGACGACACAGAGTACATTTATctaatagagagaaagagatagaggagcggagggagagagagagagagaagggacagcTGAGGCTGATGATTCAGTACGATGCTCTAGGATTACGTGGCTAATTGCCCTGCTTTATCTGTCTGTCATGGATAGCCATGCATTTTTCAGCGTTCCCAAACACTTTGATTGTTTGCACTCATGTTGGGTCTGTAACAAGTAGAGCAGAGGCCAGAGTGGAGTGTAGTTAAAAACTGGCAGCAGGGGAGCTGTGAAGGGGCATGGGGCAAGCATGGGGGCTATACAAAACTCTAATTGTGACAGGTGCAGGGGAAGTTTTgacagggaggaaaggggacaaaTGTATGAGAAACATACTTCAGCTTAACCATGTGGAAAATACGCAGCTGTCATTACTAGTTTTAATTACATAAACTTACTGAATTACAGCGACCATGGAAGGAAGACCACAAATTTTGTGCAGATTTTGAGAAACAAATCACATTGTCAAATGGCCTTTTTGAATGTAGTATAGACACTTGATGCCAAGATGGCATCAGAAAATTAGGCCTACATGTTGAACAAAAGTGTTGCCTCAAAACTCTAGACATGGACATATAATGTATTTTATCAAAATATTTTCTCCCGTTGGCTTCCACGTGGACATCAATAGTTGAGTATTTTTAATAGGGTACAAGACAAAGAGTTTCTGAAACATCAATTCCAACAACTCCATGCCATAATGGATTTTTCTGAAAGTATTTGTAAATGTGTGCCACCCACCAGCAGCGGCCCCCTACTGTAACTTTGTAGTGAGCTAACAGCATTCTAGCATTCTGCTGGAGCCCCGGAGGACATCTCTgaggaggttctctctctctggccgaTCAGCTTTTTGAAAGTCGATCAGACACTTATGCAAAGGATGGGAAA is a window from the Oncorhynchus keta strain PuntledgeMale-10-30-2019 chromosome 6, Oket_V2, whole genome shotgun sequence genome containing:
- the LOC118385242 gene encoding general transcription factor 3C polypeptide 4-like isoform X2, which encodes MAACSPNRAPDRVAVGQLTEAERENDPWAALGPVVKRDPVIKLLSPVSGLEPLTWSEDHRISASSTSGISLMEVVCDVHGNKQDLVLHRTSIPVPDQVCELKVGPAEELLRAKDKFSSSSDPATSQSFMLDRVLNPTVGVHKGILYTSWSPLGCDANGRCLLASLTLDHRLTIHSSTKRLQWTMVADLTQLYGESLESRGYSVPGGQPLKANLLDLAELQRRYRMQTPVRMEWSSVCTTQHVQTNNECKDVGTVLLAVLMENGDLVVWQFCLPILGKDSVLSCNTIQSGVLSPSVLAWWEYEHSGRKMSGLIVGSKLGPVKILPVNLKAVKGYFTLRQPVVLWQESDQIPVHNIKCISLFHPKQNCNCSLVVAARGSYLFWCLLLISKAGLNVHNSHVTGLHSTPIVSMTASRQGSSIYTCSMDGTVKKLTPIFTDMAVAFKQEEIVLPEGLAGRRIHGIAVSPHGAYLALVSTEGMTNGQHPVSRPYQVQFVTLKTPNDAAAELLESPVQSLFKQTDLLDLVRWRVLRDKRIPALLQEELDDKVHNTGSPYLWRLKLFLVRVLYQSLQKAPVEARWRPTHEDSKVFVKDEEGGVVGEGGGGEEEVVSKLQDPEARALEEQTGEVIAWIEAVEAHLTREHMKRVLGEVYLHTWITENTSIPTRGVCDFLTSDPTYEDRAAQVLIGHIQKKMNKQTFPEYCSLCKEVLPFTDRKQAVCSNGHMWLRCVLSYQACQTLAYRRCLLQDSIARLPVPEDPDWIKRILQGPCTFCDSPLL
- the LOC118385242 gene encoding general transcription factor 3C polypeptide 4-like isoform X1, with the protein product MAACSPNRAPDRVAVGQLTEAERENDPWAALGPVVKRDPVIKLLSPVSGLEPLTWSEDHRISASSTSGISLMEVVCDVHGNKQDLVLHRTSIPVPDQVCELKVGPAEELLRAKDKFSSSSDPATSQSFMLDRVLNPTVGVHKGILYTSWSPLGCDANGRCLLASLTLDHRLTIHSSTKRLQWTMVADLTQLYGESLESRGYSVPGGQPLKANLLDLAELQRRYRMQTPVRMEWSSVCTTQHVQTNNECKDVGTVLLAVLMENGDLVVWQFCLPILGKDSVLSCNTIQSGVLSPSVLAWWEYEHSGRKMSGLIVGSKLGPVKILPVNLKAVKGYFTLRQPVVLWQESDQIPVHNIKCISLFHPKQNCNCSLVVAARGSYLFWCLLLISKAGLNVHNSHVTGLHSTPIVSMTASRQGSSIYTCSMDGTVKKLTPIFTDMAVAFKQEEIVLPEGLAGRRIHGIAVSPHGAYLALVSTEGMTNGQHPVSRPYQVQFVTLKTPNDAAAELLESPVQSLFKQTDLLDLVRWRVLRDKRIPALLQEELDDKVHNTGSPYLWRLKLFLVRVLYQSLQKAPVEARWRPTHEDSKVFVKDEEGGVVGEGGGGEEEVVSKLQDPEARALEEQTGEVIAWIEAVEAHLTREHMKRVLGEVYLHTWITENTSIPTRGVCDFLTSDPTYEDRAAQVLIGHIQKKMNKQTFPEYCSLCKEVLPFTDRKQAVCSNGHMWLRCVLSYQACQTLAYRRCLLQDSIARLPVPEGQVLTGSSLSSCSLISISSYSALTQYKKVLENVRTFFSGLVFTSCQTVSIYDFK